A region of Haloplanus sp. XH21 DNA encodes the following proteins:
- a CDS encoding ferredoxin has translation MSDEDVIRPSDIGDSDAPPVEAKPYKIVFEANKCIGTGKCAEVSSNWDLDLETGLARPKTYYVGEEDLDHNVRAAEVCPAKKGNGVIHVVDRRTDEEIAPDPEGDGTLSVDW, from the coding sequence ATGAGCGACGAGGATGTCATCCGCCCGAGCGACATCGGCGACAGCGACGCGCCGCCCGTCGAGGCAAAGCCGTACAAAATCGTCTTCGAGGCGAACAAATGCATCGGCACCGGGAAATGCGCGGAGGTGTCGTCGAACTGGGATCTCGACCTCGAAACGGGACTGGCTCGGCCCAAAACATACTACGTCGGCGAGGAGGACCTGGACCACAACGTCCGCGCCGCCGAGGTCTGTCCCGCGAAGAAAGGCAACGGCGTCATCCACGTCGTCGACCGCCGGACCGACGAGGAGATTGCTCCCGACCCCGAAGGCGACGGCACGCTGAGCGTCGACTGGTAG
- a CDS encoding precorrin-2 dehydrogenase/sirohydrochlorin ferrochelatase family protein, which translates to MIPLIHDFDDETVLVFGGGAVGARKARRFAAEAHVIVVSPTFVDADFGDSECVRAAPDHDDVTGWLDRTSPALVVAATDDAALNAAIERHAHDAGVLVNRADRSGDRDPRSVVVPATLRDGPVGIAVTTSGTSPAVSRRLRDELAPVVEGAGLVATVVSDLRADLKTRDLSAETRHAAIGAVAQDDAVWEAARDVGTESAVRAAAERALAAVLDE; encoded by the coding sequence GTGATCCCCCTGATCCACGACTTCGACGACGAAACCGTGCTCGTGTTCGGCGGCGGCGCCGTCGGCGCGCGGAAAGCCCGGCGGTTCGCCGCGGAGGCCCACGTCATCGTCGTCAGTCCAACCTTCGTCGACGCCGATTTCGGCGACAGCGAGTGCGTCAGAGCGGCGCCCGACCACGACGACGTGACGGGATGGCTCGACCGCACGTCCCCCGCCTTGGTCGTCGCCGCGACGGACGACGCGGCGCTCAACGCCGCCATCGAACGCCACGCCCACGACGCGGGGGTCCTCGTCAACCGGGCCGACCGGAGCGGCGACCGTGATCCCCGGAGCGTCGTCGTGCCGGCGACGCTCCGAGACGGTCCCGTCGGCATCGCCGTCACGACGAGCGGGACGAGTCCGGCGGTGAGCCGTCGCCTGCGCGACGAACTCGCGCCCGTCGTCGAAGGAGCGGGTCTGGTAGCGACCGTCGTCAGCGACCTGCGGGCGGATCTGAAAACGCGCGACCTGTCGGCCGAGACGCGCCACGCGGCTATCGGCGCCGTCGCCCAAGACGACGCCGTGTGGGAGGCGGCCAGAGACGTGGGGACCGAATCGGCGGTTCGGGCGGCCGCGGAGCGGGCACTGGCGGCGGTCCTCGACGAGTGA
- a CDS encoding formate--tetrahydrofolate ligase yields the protein MTSDDTDGGDAPTDMEIARAAETRPIEDVAGDLGLGPDDLDPQGNGIAKIEQDAIRRTLGDADEGKLILVTGTTATPKGAGKTVTTVGLGQGLNRLGDRSVVAVREPSLGPVFGIKGGAAGGGHSQVLPMEDINLHFTGDLHALTTAHNLVSATLDTKTHYDELDIDVDNVSWKRALDMNDRALRDIVVGLGGETNGPPREDGFQITAASEVMAVLCLADSLSDLKERLARMIVAYDMGGDPITVGDLGIEGAMAMLLKDALRPNLVQTIEGSPAFVHGGPFANIAHGTNSLLADKLGLALGDYLVTEAGFAADLGFEKFGNIVSRRGVAPDAAVLTTAVRSMKYHGLDMWPTDYDLLKEPDAEAVRDGLSNLDHHAGIIEQFGVPFVVAINRFPTDTDAEIQAIIDHCEEQGYPVVISEAFAEGGEGAEELATTAKELADSDQGAFEPLYELDLGLKEKIRTVATDVYGAEDVHFTEDASDDIARLEDQGYGDMPVCLSKTQHSTTDDPTRKGAPTDDWTLTVRECYPDAGAGFVVVLTGDVLTMPGLPAEPAAEGMDVDEDGNISGLF from the coding sequence ATGACTTCGGACGACACCGACGGCGGCGACGCACCGACGGACATGGAGATCGCACGGGCGGCGGAGACGCGGCCGATCGAGGACGTAGCCGGTGACCTCGGCCTCGGACCCGACGACCTCGATCCCCAGGGCAACGGGATCGCGAAGATCGAACAGGACGCCATCCGACGGACGCTGGGCGACGCCGACGAGGGCAAACTCATCCTGGTCACGGGGACGACGGCGACCCCGAAGGGCGCGGGCAAGACGGTAACGACCGTCGGCCTCGGCCAGGGACTGAACCGCCTGGGCGACCGGAGCGTCGTCGCGGTCCGTGAACCCTCGCTCGGCCCCGTCTTCGGCATCAAGGGCGGTGCCGCGGGCGGCGGCCACTCGCAGGTGCTCCCGATGGAGGACATCAACCTGCATTTCACGGGTGACCTCCACGCGCTGACGACGGCGCACAACCTCGTCTCGGCGACGCTCGACACCAAGACCCACTACGACGAACTCGACATCGACGTCGACAACGTGAGCTGGAAGCGCGCGCTGGACATGAACGACCGCGCGCTCCGCGACATCGTCGTCGGCCTCGGCGGGGAGACCAACGGCCCGCCGCGCGAGGACGGCTTCCAGATCACGGCCGCCTCCGAAGTGATGGCCGTGCTCTGTCTGGCCGACTCGCTGTCGGACCTGAAAGAACGCCTCGCACGGATGATCGTCGCCTACGACATGGGCGGCGATCCGATCACCGTCGGCGACCTGGGCATCGAGGGCGCGATGGCGATGCTGCTGAAAGACGCGCTGCGCCCGAACCTCGTCCAGACCATCGAGGGCTCGCCCGCGTTCGTCCACGGCGGCCCCTTCGCCAACATCGCCCACGGGACCAACTCGCTGCTGGCCGACAAACTCGGCCTCGCGCTGGGCGACTACCTCGTCACGGAGGCCGGCTTCGCCGCCGACCTCGGCTTCGAGAAGTTCGGCAACATCGTCTCGCGACGCGGCGTCGCGCCGGACGCGGCGGTGCTGACGACCGCCGTCCGGTCGATGAAGTATCACGGGCTAGATATGTGGCCGACCGACTACGACCTGCTGAAGGAACCCGACGCCGAGGCGGTGCGTGACGGCCTGTCGAACCTCGATCACCACGCCGGCATCATCGAGCAGTTCGGCGTCCCCTTCGTCGTCGCCATCAACCGCTTCCCGACGGACACCGACGCCGAGATTCAGGCCATCATCGACCACTGCGAGGAGCAGGGCTACCCCGTGGTGATCTCGGAGGCGTTCGCCGAGGGCGGCGAAGGCGCGGAGGAACTCGCCACGACGGCCAAGGAGCTGGCGGACAGCGACCAGGGCGCGTTCGAACCGCTGTACGAGCTGGATCTCGGCCTCAAAGAGAAGATCCGCACCGTCGCGACCGACGTGTACGGCGCCGAAGACGTCCACTTCACCGAGGACGCGAGCGACGACATCGCCCGCCTCGAGGACCAGGGATACGGCGACATGCCCGTCTGTCTCTCGAAGACCCAGCACTCGACGACGGACGATCCGACGCGGAAGGGGGCACCCACGGACGACTGGACGCTCACCGTCCGCGAGTGTTACCCCGACGCAGGCGCCGGATTCGTCGTCGTGCTGACGGGCGACGTGCTCACGATGCCCGGTCTCCCCGCCGAACCCGCGGCTGAGGGGATGGACGTCGACGAGGACGGCAACATCAGCGGCCTGTTCTGA
- the cgi121 gene encoding KEOPS complex subunit Cgi121 has protein sequence MKVVEGIADIADLDIFLGRLDDIATTHGVSVQAFDARYVVGRQQLARAVELADRAFARDENVARERSVEILLYAAGRRQIDDALEMGVSGGRTPAVVVVSAADGDAERETAAADAVRDELALEPTLDTVDADRVRAFFDVTAAELDAVDGDLLALVCERVALLDVGK, from the coding sequence ATGAAGGTCGTCGAAGGAATCGCCGACATCGCCGACCTCGATATCTTTCTGGGCCGCCTCGACGACATCGCCACGACCCACGGCGTGTCGGTGCAGGCGTTCGACGCGCGCTACGTCGTCGGCCGACAGCAGTTGGCGCGGGCGGTCGAACTCGCGGATCGGGCGTTCGCCCGCGACGAGAACGTCGCGCGCGAGCGAAGCGTGGAGATTCTGCTCTACGCGGCCGGCCGCCGACAGATCGACGACGCCCTGGAGATGGGCGTCAGCGGGGGGCGGACGCCGGCAGTGGTGGTCGTCTCGGCCGCGGACGGCGACGCGGAGCGAGAGACGGCGGCCGCCGACGCCGTTCGCGACGAACTCGCCCTCGAACCGACGCTCGACACCGTCGACGCCGACCGCGTGCGGGCGTTTTTCGACGTGACGGCGGCGGAACTCGACGCCGTCGACGGCGACCTCCTGGCGCTGGTGTGTGAACGCGTCGCACTCCTCGACGTCGGGAAATAA
- a CDS encoding ATP-dependent DNA helicase — protein MNPADIPGLPPGVPDFLVESGIEELYPPQAETVEKGITEGESLVASVPTASGKTLVAELAMLSSVHRGGTALYIVPLRALASEKKAEFERWADFDIDVGISTGNYESSEEWLASRDIVVATSEKVDSLVRNGAPWLEDLTCVVADEVHLVDDPNRGPTLEVTLAKLRRITPDLQVVALSATVDNADAVADWLDAELVKSDWRPVDLRTGVHFGDAITFDDGEQREVPVEKGERPTAALVDDALDEEGSSLVFVNSRRNAEAAARRLADVTADHLTDDERDELATLAEEIADVSDTETSDDLAAVVRKGAAFHHAGLSADHRSLVEDAFRDRTIKAICATPTLAAGVNTPSRRVIVRDWRRYDGEFGGMKPLETLEVHQMFGRAGRPGRDPYGEAVLLAKDHDTMDELFERYVWADPEPVQSKLAREPAMRTHLLATVASGFARTRSGLLDFLDRTLYATQADDTERLESVVDDVLAYLDANGFVDRDGEELTATNLGHTVSRLYLDPMSAAEIVDGLRAADDPTPLGLYHLVSRTPDMYELYLKSGDRETYTELCYERESAFLGRVPSEFEDVRFEEWLSALKTAKLLEDWASELDEDRIAERYGVGPGDIRGKVDTAEWLLGAAERLATELELDCVVAVREAKKRVEYGVREELLDLAGVRGIGRKRARRLYEAGVESRADLREAEKSVVLGALRGRERTAERILENAGRRDPSMDAVSADDEAASDADGAVATEETETADADQQASLGDFG, from the coding sequence ATGAACCCCGCGGACATCCCCGGCCTCCCGCCGGGCGTCCCCGACTTCCTCGTCGAGTCGGGCATCGAGGAACTCTACCCGCCCCAGGCCGAGACGGTCGAGAAGGGCATCACCGAAGGGGAGAGCCTCGTCGCCAGTGTTCCCACGGCGAGTGGCAAGACCCTCGTGGCGGAACTCGCCATGCTGTCGAGCGTTCACCGCGGCGGAACGGCGCTGTACATCGTCCCGCTGCGTGCGCTCGCCAGCGAGAAAAAGGCCGAGTTCGAGCGCTGGGCCGACTTCGACATCGACGTCGGCATCTCCACGGGAAACTACGAGTCGAGCGAGGAGTGGCTCGCCTCGCGGGATATCGTCGTCGCGACGAGCGAGAAGGTGGACTCGCTCGTGCGCAACGGCGCTCCGTGGCTGGAGGATCTCACCTGCGTCGTCGCCGACGAGGTGCATCTCGTCGACGACCCGAACCGAGGCCCGACGCTTGAGGTGACGCTGGCGAAACTCCGGCGCATTACCCCCGACCTGCAGGTGGTCGCGCTCTCGGCGACCGTCGACAACGCCGACGCGGTGGCCGACTGGCTGGACGCCGAACTCGTCAAATCCGACTGGCGGCCGGTCGACCTGCGAACCGGCGTCCACTTCGGCGACGCCATCACGTTCGACGACGGCGAGCAACGCGAAGTGCCGGTGGAGAAAGGCGAGCGCCCGACCGCCGCGCTCGTCGACGACGCCCTCGACGAGGAGGGGTCGTCGCTCGTCTTCGTCAACTCCCGTCGGAACGCGGAGGCGGCGGCCCGCCGACTGGCCGACGTGACCGCCGACCACCTGACCGACGACGAACGCGACGAACTCGCGACGCTGGCCGAGGAGATAGCCGACGTGTCCGACACCGAGACGAGCGACGACCTAGCCGCTGTCGTCCGAAAGGGTGCCGCGTTCCACCACGCCGGCCTCTCGGCCGACCACCGATCGCTCGTCGAGGACGCCTTCCGCGACCGGACGATCAAGGCCATCTGCGCGACGCCGACGCTCGCGGCGGGCGTCAACACCCCCAGCCGGCGGGTCATCGTCCGCGACTGGCGACGCTACGACGGCGAGTTCGGGGGCATGAAGCCACTCGAAACGCTGGAGGTCCACCAGATGTTCGGCCGCGCCGGGCGGCCGGGCCGTGACCCCTACGGCGAGGCCGTGTTGCTCGCGAAGGACCACGACACGATGGACGAGTTGTTCGAGCGGTACGTGTGGGCCGACCCGGAGCCGGTGCAGTCGAAACTCGCCCGGGAACCCGCGATGCGCACCCATCTGCTGGCCACCGTCGCCTCCGGCTTCGCCCGCACGCGGTCCGGCCTCCTCGATTTCCTCGACCGGACGCTCTACGCCACGCAGGCCGACGACACCGAGCGCCTGGAGTCCGTCGTCGACGACGTGCTGGCGTATCTCGACGCCAACGGGTTCGTCGACCGGGACGGCGAGGAACTCACCGCGACGAACTTAGGCCACACCGTCTCCCGCCTCTATCTCGACCCGATGAGCGCGGCCGAAATCGTCGACGGCCTGCGCGCGGCCGACGACCCCACGCCACTCGGCCTCTATCACCTCGTCTCGCGGACGCCCGACATGTACGAGCTCTACCTGAAATCGGGGGATCGGGAGACGTACACCGAACTCTGTTACGAGCGCGAGTCGGCGTTCCTGGGTCGCGTCCCCTCGGAGTTCGAGGACGTGCGCTTCGAGGAGTGGCTCTCGGCACTGAAGACGGCGAAACTGCTGGAGGACTGGGCGAGCGAACTCGACGAGGACCGCATCGCGGAGCGCTACGGCGTCGGCCCGGGCGACATCCGGGGCAAAGTCGACACCGCGGAGTGGTTGCTGGGCGCGGCCGAACGCCTCGCGACCGAACTCGAACTCGACTGTGTCGTCGCCGTCCGCGAGGCGAAAAAGCGAGTCGAATACGGCGTCCGCGAGGAGTTGCTGGACCTGGCGGGCGTCCGGGGCATCGGTCGCAAGCGCGCCCGCCGCCTGTACGAGGCGGGCGTCGAGTCGCGGGCCGACCTCCGGGAGGCGGAGAAGTCGGTGGTGCTCGGCGCGCTCCGCGGGCGCGAACGGACGGCCGAGCGCATCCTGGAGAACGCCGGGCGGCGCGATCCGTCGATGGACGCCGTGAGCGCGGACGACGAGGCGGCGAGCGACGCCGACGGCGCGGTGGCAACGGAGGAAACGGAGACGGCCGACGCCGACCAGCAGGCCAGCCTGGGTGATTTCGGATGA
- a CDS encoding helix-turn-helix domain-containing protein, which translates to MAESDAPEIEDLVGVDEPNFRHVLSCVFGIQDHESRTYLTLLDNPGSTVAELADELDRDRSNVNRSLTTLLEKGLVDRERRLLDPGGYVYQYTATPLPEAKEMLHRTLDEWVDRVHDAIDDFGT; encoded by the coding sequence ATGGCCGAATCCGACGCCCCGGAAATCGAGGACCTCGTCGGCGTCGACGAGCCGAACTTTCGACATGTGCTCTCCTGTGTGTTCGGCATTCAGGACCACGAGAGCCGAACGTATCTGACGCTCCTCGACAACCCCGGCTCCACCGTCGCGGAACTCGCGGACGAACTCGACCGCGACCGGAGCAACGTCAACCGCTCGCTGACGACGCTGCTGGAGAAGGGCCTGGTCGACCGGGAGCGCCGGTTGCTCGATCCCGGCGGCTACGTCTACCAGTACACCGCGACGCCGCTCCCGGAGGCAAAGGAGATGCTCCACCGCACTCTCGACGAGTGGGTCGACCGCGTCCACGACGCTATCGACGACTTCGGGACCTGA
- the thrC gene encoding threonine synthase — protein sequence MSFDLTAATPAAPAVADDGVWLACIECGEQFAPFSAIRYTCDHCDGLLEVRYADPPTFDDFEGRGVWRYAAGLPFAEGVTLPEGDTPLHRVPRLEESVGVDTLRIKHEGMNPTGSFKDRGMTVGVRVARELGVDRLACASTGNTSAALAAYGGRAGMATLVLLPAGKVAAGKIAQAALHDARILEVDGNFDDCLDIVQNLAARGEVYLLNSLNPFRLEGQKTIGFEILEAFRDDYGRFPDRIVLPVGNAGNTAALYKCFRELVQSGALDPEQVPKLTGVQAEGAAPMVEAVQEGNDTVRRWDDVETIATAIRIGNPVNAPKALPGIRNTGGTAVAVSDEEITDAQRTLAREGVGVEPASAASVAGLRKLRDSGVVDADEDVVCLTTGHLLKDPDAAFAAGNKPESVPNDTDEILTYLAEN from the coding sequence ATGAGTTTCGACCTGACTGCGGCCACGCCGGCGGCGCCCGCCGTCGCCGACGACGGCGTCTGGCTCGCGTGCATCGAGTGTGGCGAGCAGTTCGCTCCGTTCTCGGCGATCCGCTACACCTGCGACCACTGCGACGGCCTGCTCGAAGTCCGCTACGCCGACCCGCCGACCTTCGACGACTTCGAGGGGCGCGGCGTCTGGCGCTACGCCGCCGGCCTCCCTTTCGCGGAGGGCGTCACCCTCCCGGAAGGCGACACGCCGCTTCACCGGGTCCCCCGTCTGGAGGAGTCGGTCGGCGTCGACACCCTCCGGATCAAACACGAGGGGATGAACCCGACGGGGAGTTTCAAAGACCGGGGCATGACCGTCGGCGTTCGCGTCGCGCGAGAGCTCGGCGTCGACCGCCTGGCGTGTGCCTCGACGGGCAACACGAGCGCCGCGCTCGCCGCCTACGGCGGCCGTGCCGGGATGGCGACGCTCGTTCTCCTGCCCGCCGGCAAGGTCGCGGCCGGCAAAATCGCACAGGCCGCGCTCCACGACGCCCGCATCCTCGAGGTCGACGGCAACTTCGACGACTGTCTCGACATCGTCCAGAACCTCGCCGCCCGCGGCGAAGTGTACCTGCTCAACTCGCTGAACCCCTTCCGCCTGGAGGGACAGAAGACGATCGGGTTCGAGATTCTGGAGGCGTTCCGCGACGACTACGGCCGGTTCCCGGATCGGATCGTGCTCCCGGTGGGCAACGCCGGCAACACGGCCGCGCTCTACAAATGCTTCCGCGAACTCGTCCAGAGCGGAGCGCTCGACCCCGAGCAGGTGCCGAAACTCACGGGCGTCCAGGCCGAGGGCGCGGCGCCGATGGTCGAAGCCGTTCAGGAGGGCAATGACACAGTGCGTCGGTGGGACGACGTCGAAACCATCGCCACCGCCATCCGCATCGGCAACCCGGTGAACGCGCCGAAGGCGCTACCGGGCATTCGCAACACGGGCGGCACCGCCGTCGCCGTGAGCGACGAGGAAATCACCGACGCCCAGCGCACCCTCGCCCGCGAGGGCGTCGGCGTCGAACCCGCGTCGGCCGCGTCCGTCGCCGGTCTCCGGAAACTCCGCGACTCCGGCGTCGTCGACGCCGACGAGGACGTGGTCTGTCTCACCACCGGCCACCTCCTGAAAGATCCAGACGCCGCCTTTGCGGCCGGGAACAAGCCCGAATCCGTGCCGAACGACACTGACGAGATCCTGACGTATCTCGCCGAGAACTAG
- the serA gene encoding phosphoglycerate dehydrogenase translates to MKVLVTDPIADAGLDRLRDAGYEVETAYGVEGEALLDAVADANALVVRSGTDVTESVFEAAPDLVIVGRAGIGVDNIDIDAATDHGVIVANAPEGNVRAAAEHTVAMAFATARSIPQAHARLRAGEWAKGDYLGTELNGKTLGIVGLGRVGQEVARRLGSLGMELVAYDPYIGEERADQLGAELVGFEACLDRADFLTVHTPLTPETEGMIAGDELARLEGGYLVNCARGGVVDETALAAAVEDGTLAGAAVDVFADEPVGPDNPLLDVDDVVVTPHLGAATEAAQEYVATSIADQIVAAFRDEPVANALNAPSIDESAFPRVSPYIDLAETAGKVAAQMFDGRISEVRVRYEGDIADEDVEFVTASGLKGVFEPLEWQVNAVNAPKIAEERGIEVTEEKTRQSEDFQSLVTVTVGDGDDEVGVCGTLFTGDDPRIVRIDGYRVDAVPHGQMLVVRNYDRPGVLGLIGTVLGDNDVNIAGMFNGRETVGGEAMTVYNLDSPVPADAVETIKADERIIDVKQITLGNGEGED, encoded by the coding sequence ATGAAGGTACTCGTCACGGATCCGATCGCTGACGCGGGGCTCGACCGCCTCCGCGACGCGGGCTACGAGGTGGAGACCGCCTACGGCGTCGAGGGGGAGGCGCTCCTCGACGCCGTCGCGGACGCCAACGCGCTCGTCGTGCGATCCGGGACGGACGTGACCGAATCGGTGTTCGAGGCGGCGCCCGACCTCGTCATCGTCGGCCGGGCGGGCATCGGCGTCGACAACATCGACATCGACGCTGCGACCGACCACGGCGTCATCGTCGCCAACGCGCCCGAGGGCAACGTCCGCGCGGCTGCCGAACACACCGTCGCGATGGCCTTCGCCACCGCGCGCTCCATCCCCCAGGCGCACGCTCGCCTGCGGGCCGGCGAGTGGGCGAAAGGCGACTACCTCGGGACGGAGCTCAACGGCAAGACCCTCGGCATCGTCGGCCTGGGCCGCGTCGGCCAGGAGGTGGCCCGCCGCCTCGGCTCGCTCGGGATGGAACTCGTGGCGTACGACCCCTACATCGGCGAGGAGCGGGCCGACCAGCTGGGCGCCGAACTCGTCGGGTTCGAGGCGTGTCTCGACCGCGCCGACTTCCTGACGGTGCACACGCCGCTAACCCCGGAGACGGAGGGGATGATCGCGGGCGACGAACTCGCCCGGCTGGAGGGCGGCTATCTCGTCAACTGCGCCCGCGGCGGCGTCGTGGACGAGACGGCGCTCGCCGCGGCCGTCGAGGACGGTACTCTCGCCGGCGCCGCCGTCGACGTCTTCGCCGACGAACCGGTCGGCCCCGACAACCCCCTGCTCGACGTCGACGACGTGGTCGTGACGCCCCACCTGGGCGCGGCGACGGAGGCCGCCCAGGAGTACGTCGCCACGAGCATCGCCGACCAGATCGTCGCGGCCTTCCGCGACGAACCCGTCGCGAACGCGCTGAACGCGCCGTCCATCGACGAGAGCGCGTTCCCCCGCGTCAGCCCCTACATCGACCTCGCGGAGACGGCCGGCAAAGTCGCCGCCCAGATGTTCGACGGCCGCATCTCGGAAGTCCGAGTGCGCTACGAGGGCGACATCGCCGACGAGGACGTCGAGTTCGTCACCGCGAGCGGGCTCAAGGGCGTGTTCGAACCGCTAGAGTGGCAGGTGAACGCGGTCAACGCGCCGAAAATCGCCGAGGAGCGCGGCATCGAAGTGACCGAGGAGAAGACTCGCCAGAGCGAGGACTTCCAGAGCCTCGTCACCGTCACCGTCGGCGACGGCGACGACGAAGTCGGCGTCTGTGGCACCCTCTTCACCGGTGACGACCCACGCATCGTCCGCATCGACGGCTACCGCGTCGACGCCGTCCCCCACGGCCAGATGCTGGTCGTGCGCAACTACGACCGGCCGGGCGTGTTGGGCCTCATCGGCACCGTCCTCGGCGACAACGACGTCAACATCGCAGGCATGTTCAACGGCCGCGAGACGGTGGGCGGCGAGGCGATGACGGTGTACAACCTCGACTCGCCGGTGCCAGCAGACGCCGTCGAGACGATCAAGGCCGACGAGCGCATCATCGACGTGAAACAGATCACGCTCGGGAACGGCGAGGGCGAGGACTAG
- the serB gene encoding phosphoserine phosphatase SerB, with protein MRLVAFDFDGTLSDSEMTVLLGDQCGVAGRMATITERAMNDEISYAESLRERAALLEGLSMDRADDAFAQVRLRPGSAALIDRLNDAGHHTAILTGGFERGVERALDRAGVTVDTLVANRLPASGGHLTGDVTGPLIEGTKDEALESLAADLDIPQSRTVAVGDGANDLPMLEVAGLSIGFLPKSAVRPACDVVVASMDRLGRVFAEHGLLGAER; from the coding sequence ATGCGACTCGTCGCGTTCGATTTCGACGGCACGCTCTCGGACTCCGAGATGACGGTCCTTCTGGGCGATCAGTGTGGCGTCGCCGGCCGCATGGCAACGATCACCGAACGGGCGATGAACGACGAGATCAGCTACGCCGAGAGCCTGCGCGAACGGGCGGCGCTCCTGGAGGGGCTATCGATGGACCGCGCCGACGACGCCTTCGCCCAGGTGCGGTTGCGCCCCGGCTCGGCCGCCCTGATCGATCGCCTGAACGACGCCGGGCACCACACGGCGATCCTCACCGGCGGCTTCGAGCGCGGCGTCGAACGCGCGCTCGACCGGGCGGGCGTCACCGTCGACACCCTCGTCGCCAACCGCCTCCCCGCGAGCGGCGGCCATCTGACGGGGGACGTGACGGGCCCGCTGATCGAGGGCACCAAAGACGAAGCGCTGGAGTCGCTGGCGGCCGACCTCGATATCCCACAGTCCCGGACCGTCGCCGTCGGCGACGGCGCCAACGACCTGCCGATGCTGGAGGTGGCCGGTCTCTCCATCGGCTTTCTCCCCAAATCCGCGGTGCGGCCCGCCTGCGACGTGGTGGTGGCCTCGATGGACCGCCTCGGGCGCGTGTTCGCGGAGCACGGTCTGCTCGGCGCCGAACGATAA
- a CDS encoding asparaginase, whose translation MTVAVVSTGGTIASTEEQGGDAAPDLSGAELVAAVPSLDDVALRTVEFSTIPSPHFTVEQMVDLATLVGDLDADPEVDGIVVTQGTDVLEETAYFLDLCYDGTTPVAVTGAMRNPSLPSPDGPANLLASVRTVLDADATGRGVLVVFAGRVLPAREATKTHSQMVDTFACPEFGPLGIVEEEAVTWRRRAENPDPTFDPDPRRITNDVAAVYVTVDASASHLSAHADASAVCLAVTGAGHVNEPIADALADLRSAGVPVVVTSRCPQGRLARSTYDFRGSERTLQRLGCRFSDLNLQKTRIRTIVAQAADRLDDAFDYA comes from the coding sequence ATGACTGTTGCCGTCGTCTCGACCGGGGGGACGATCGCCTCCACCGAGGAACAGGGCGGAGACGCAGCGCCGGACCTTTCGGGTGCCGAACTGGTCGCCGCCGTCCCGTCTCTGGACGACGTAGCCCTACGGACGGTCGAGTTCTCGACCATCCCCAGTCCCCACTTCACTGTCGAGCAGATGGTCGACCTCGCGACGCTCGTCGGCGACCTCGACGCCGACCCCGAGGTGGACGGCATCGTCGTGACACAGGGGACGGATGTCCTCGAAGAGACGGCCTACTTCCTCGACCTGTGTTACGACGGGACGACGCCGGTGGCCGTCACCGGCGCGATGCGGAACCCGTCGCTCCCCAGTCCCGACGGGCCCGCGAATCTGCTGGCGTCCGTCCGAACCGTGCTGGACGCCGACGCCACTGGGAGAGGCGTTCTGGTCGTGTTCGCCGGGCGCGTGTTGCCCGCCAGGGAGGCGACGAAGACCCACTCGCAGATGGTGGACACGTTCGCCTGTCCCGAGTTCGGTCCGCTCGGCATCGTCGAGGAAGAGGCCGTCACGTGGCGGCGACGCGCCGAGAATCCCGATCCGACGTTCGACCCGGATCCCCGTCGTATCACGAACGACGTGGCCGCCGTGTACGTCACCGTCGACGCGTCCGCTTCGCACCTGTCGGCACACGCCGACGCCTCGGCCGTCTGTCTCGCCGTCACCGGTGCCGGCCACGTGAACGAACCGATCGCCGACGCCCTGGCGGACCTCAGATCGGCGGGCGTTCCCGTGGTCGTGACCTCGCGGTGCCCTCAGGGGAGACTCGCCCGGTCGACCTACGACTTCCGAGGCAGCGAGCGGACGCTTCAGCGCCTCGGCTGTCGCTTCTCCGATCTGAACCTCCAGAAAACGCGGATTCGAACCATCGTCGCCCAGGCGGCAGACCGCCTCGACGACGCCTTCGACTACGCGTAG